Proteins from a genomic interval of Nitrospina gracilis Nb-211:
- a CDS encoding DsbA family protein, which produces MRPSVKNSLALSLSWVLILLWVHGLMAEETKPDVPNFHNNPRVAVVEGHDIHLDDLKNPQIQDMMQRLHSMQSILLKQKTIELLQDEHPEILEIRAARINREDIIRMYQEEMGLDDMEGLNSAAVQNMIRNYVERLRQDAYLKELNQRYEFAVNKGWVEDYFEAPNDFKLVAGIGTAMLWFKPDHKEPRKVFLMEYSDFLCPFCKKVQTTLNHLRQTYGDRVQFGYRHFPLHKEAFAIAEAVECARAQGRFWEYQTAVYQDPQAFKSEESLIRAAHDVGVDNLKDFKACMAEGRFRDRVERDFRQGIEIGIQGTPTFIIGTYNFAESTIHGEMFSGAVSSEQFVRTIEKYIELSKD; this is translated from the coding sequence ATGCGCCCTTCAGTAAAAAATTCGCTCGCTCTTTCCCTCTCCTGGGTTTTGATTCTGCTCTGGGTCCACGGCCTGATGGCCGAAGAAACCAAACCGGACGTTCCCAACTTTCACAACAACCCCCGCGTCGCTGTCGTGGAAGGTCATGATATCCACCTCGATGATCTCAAAAATCCGCAAATCCAGGACATGATGCAACGCCTGCATAGCATGCAGAGCATCCTGCTCAAGCAGAAAACCATCGAGCTGTTGCAGGATGAGCATCCAGAAATCCTCGAAATCCGCGCGGCGCGTATCAATCGCGAGGACATCATCCGCATGTACCAGGAGGAAATGGGACTGGATGATATGGAAGGGCTCAACTCCGCCGCGGTGCAGAACATGATCCGCAATTATGTGGAGCGGCTTCGCCAGGATGCGTATCTTAAGGAGCTGAATCAGCGCTACGAATTTGCGGTGAACAAGGGATGGGTGGAGGATTACTTCGAAGCGCCCAACGACTTCAAGCTGGTGGCGGGCATCGGCACCGCCATGTTGTGGTTCAAGCCGGATCATAAGGAACCCCGGAAGGTGTTTCTTATGGAATACTCCGACTTCCTCTGTCCGTTCTGCAAAAAAGTGCAGACGACGTTGAACCACCTGCGCCAGACTTATGGCGACAGGGTGCAGTTCGGTTACCGTCATTTCCCCCTGCACAAGGAAGCCTTCGCCATAGCCGAAGCGGTGGAATGCGCCCGGGCGCAGGGACGCTTCTGGGAGTATCAAACGGCGGTGTATCAGGACCCGCAGGCATTCAAAAGTGAAGAATCCCTGATCCGCGCCGCGCATGACGTGGGCGTGGACAACCTGAAGGACTTCAAGGCCTGCATGGCTGAAGGCCGGTTTCGCGACCGGGTGGAGCGTGATTTCCGCCAGGGCATCGAGATCGGCATTCAGGGTACGCCCACCTTCATCATCGGTACCTATAACTTCGCCGAATCCACCATTCATGGCGAGATGTTTTCCGGCGCCGTGTCCAGCGAACAGTTTGTCCGCACCATCGAAAAATACATCGAACTTTCTAAAGACTAG
- a CDS encoding sialidase family protein produces MARTTSKKNIVRKSSPSHARKKTASRSSQTRKLVVLVGTRKGAWFYYGDTRRKSWKVSGPHFLGQIINHVVLDPRDGKTLLAAASTGHLGPTLFRSTNLGRTWEEAARPPAFAKAENGRSVDHTFWLQPGHVSQPGVWYAGTSPQGLFRSQDAGRTWEPFSSINDDPQFLRWMGTVQDGTPDGPKLHSIIIDPRDPDHFYFGMSGGGVHESLDGGRTWTALIGGIDVVDGFDRNDPMFHDPHCVRLCPSNPDRLYQQNHCGIYRLDRPSNTWERIGKKMPKKVGDIGFPMVVHPRDDNTAWVFPMDGSMVWPRTAVEGRPCAYVTKNGGKTWKRLDAGLPESQAWWTVKRQAMTGDDADPVGLYVGTTGGELWLSRDEGNKWTCMARHLPEIYSVEVAEVG; encoded by the coding sequence ATGGCACGCACCACTTCCAAAAAAAATATAGTCCGCAAATCCTCCCCTTCCCACGCCCGCAAAAAAACGGCGTCCCGTTCCTCCCAAACGCGCAAGCTGGTGGTGCTGGTCGGAACCCGCAAGGGGGCATGGTTCTATTACGGCGACACCCGGCGTAAATCCTGGAAAGTGAGCGGACCTCACTTCCTCGGTCAGATCATAAACCACGTGGTGCTCGACCCGCGCGACGGCAAGACCCTGCTGGCGGCGGCGAGCACGGGGCATTTGGGCCCGACCCTGTTCCGCTCGACCAACCTGGGGCGCACATGGGAGGAAGCGGCCCGGCCGCCGGCCTTTGCCAAGGCGGAAAACGGCCGCTCCGTCGACCATACCTTCTGGTTGCAACCGGGGCACGTCAGCCAGCCCGGCGTGTGGTACGCGGGCACCTCGCCGCAGGGCCTGTTCCGCTCGCAGGATGCGGGCAGGACCTGGGAACCGTTTTCCAGCATCAACGACGATCCGCAATTTTTGCGCTGGATGGGCACGGTGCAGGACGGCACCCCCGACGGACCCAAACTGCATTCCATCATCATCGACCCGCGCGATCCGGATCATTTTTACTTCGGCATGTCCGGCGGCGGCGTACACGAATCGTTGGACGGCGGAAGAACCTGGACGGCGCTGATAGGCGGCATAGACGTGGTCGATGGATTCGACCGCAATGACCCCATGTTCCACGATCCGCATTGCGTGCGCCTGTGCCCGAGCAATCCCGACCGCCTCTACCAGCAGAATCACTGTGGCATCTATCGACTCGACCGTCCGTCGAACACGTGGGAACGCATTGGCAAAAAAATGCCGAAGAAGGTGGGCGACATCGGTTTCCCCATGGTGGTGCATCCGCGCGATGACAACACCGCGTGGGTGTTTCCCATGGACGGCAGCATGGTGTGGCCGCGCACCGCGGTGGAGGGCCGGCCCTGCGCCTACGTCACGAAGAACGGCGGCAAAACCTGGAAACGGCTCGATGCCGGCCTGCCGGAAAGCCAGGCGTGGTGGACGGTGAAGCGGCAGGCGATGACGGGGGATGACGCCGACCCGGTGGGTCTGTATGTCGGCACCACCGGCGGCGAGTTATGGCTGAGCCGCGACGAGGGGAATAAGTGGACCTGCATGGCGCGCCACCTGCCGGAAATCTATTCCGTGGAAGTGGCGGAGGTGGGGTGA
- a CDS encoding CBS domain-containing protein: protein MEIITTHISADFDCVAAMVATQKLYPGAHMVFSSSVENSVQDYLRAFDNPFQFTRAKDVDLDQVTRLIVVDTQDADRIGPFKSLLDKKNVEVHVYDHHVDVAKPLRADKAVVRNRGSSVTILCEELAERGITLTAFEATLMILGIYQDTHSLVSSSTTPEDFFAVGQMVKLGADLQAVSEFVEARLNQEQRDVMKTLSQSLEVNNYNGVQIALAQAAVEHYVGDLAVVVSRLLDLENLKVLFALVCLDNRVYVIGRSRTDEVNVGRILRELGGGGHPNAASASTSDRTLIQTREHLIAVLNEKVEPLNRVQHVMHSPVVSVQAKQSITEVERTMTRFNLNTLPVVFNKKPVGLITRQVVEKAIHHKLGRELVEDFMAHEFAVTTPDAYFKTIVPSIIEAKQKVVPVVHPKTGYMMGIVSRGDLLRLLHQDMGRYAPEPYAALLSENDLLVKNVKSLLRERLPKSVMTRLSDVSHLADELGVSVYGVGGFVRDLLLRIENLDLDIVVEGDGMQFARRLGKEFGGRVVGHEKFGTSVVIFSDGFKIDVATARMEYYTHPAALPTVEMSSIKSDLFRRDFTFNALAIKLNGKDAFTLIDYFNGQRDLKDGVVRVLHNLSFVEDPCRAFRAVRFEQRLRFTIGKQTESFIKRAVAKKIVHKLSGTRLYNELMRMLDEKKPIRCFARMKELGLLQVIHPRLMKNGKNVQILERIEEIFALSNVIRLVEQPDVGFVYFLGALYGMKNADLNQLATRLSLPAKIKKRVKEDLANCEFALKTLKRRRKFEPSDIYNLLSEMSTEAILLMMAVSNSDRINKHVLMFFTQYNPSATLSLTGDDLIEMGIRPGPVFQTVFKTLRDARINGQVHNRDDEVALVQKEFLN, encoded by the coding sequence ATGGAAATCATCACCACGCATATCAGCGCGGACTTCGACTGTGTGGCGGCGATGGTTGCCACGCAGAAGCTGTATCCCGGCGCGCACATGGTGTTCTCCTCTTCGGTGGAGAACTCCGTGCAGGACTACCTGCGCGCCTTTGACAATCCCTTCCAGTTCACGCGTGCGAAGGACGTGGACCTCGACCAGGTCACGCGCCTGATCGTGGTGGACACGCAGGACGCGGACCGCATCGGCCCGTTCAAATCCCTCCTCGATAAAAAAAACGTCGAAGTTCACGTTTACGATCACCACGTCGATGTCGCGAAACCCCTGCGTGCGGACAAGGCGGTGGTGCGCAACCGGGGTTCGTCCGTCACCATTCTGTGCGAGGAACTGGCCGAGCGCGGCATCACGCTGACGGCGTTCGAGGCGACGCTCATGATCCTCGGCATCTATCAGGACACGCATTCTCTTGTGTCGTCGTCCACCACGCCGGAGGATTTTTTTGCGGTCGGGCAGATGGTGAAACTGGGCGCGGACCTGCAAGCCGTTTCGGAGTTCGTTGAGGCGCGGCTCAACCAGGAACAGCGCGACGTCATGAAGACGCTCAGTCAGAGCCTCGAAGTGAACAATTACAACGGCGTTCAGATCGCCCTCGCACAGGCGGCGGTGGAGCATTACGTCGGCGATCTCGCGGTGGTGGTGTCGCGTCTTCTCGATCTGGAAAATCTCAAGGTGCTGTTCGCCCTCGTGTGCCTGGACAACCGGGTGTACGTCATCGGCCGGAGCCGTACGGACGAGGTGAACGTGGGACGCATCCTGCGTGAACTCGGCGGCGGCGGACACCCGAATGCGGCGTCGGCCAGCACCTCGGACCGCACGCTCATCCAGACGCGGGAACACCTCATCGCCGTCCTCAATGAAAAAGTCGAACCGCTCAACCGCGTCCAACACGTCATGCATTCGCCGGTGGTCTCGGTGCAGGCGAAACAGAGCATTACCGAAGTCGAACGCACCATGACGCGGTTCAACCTCAACACGCTTCCGGTGGTGTTCAACAAAAAGCCGGTGGGACTGATCACGCGCCAGGTGGTGGAAAAAGCCATTCATCACAAACTGGGACGCGAACTGGTGGAAGATTTCATGGCGCACGAGTTTGCGGTGACGACGCCCGACGCGTATTTCAAAACCATCGTGCCCAGCATCATCGAGGCCAAACAGAAGGTCGTGCCGGTGGTGCATCCCAAAACGGGATACATGATGGGCATCGTCAGCCGTGGCGACCTGTTGCGGTTGTTGCATCAGGACATGGGACGCTACGCGCCGGAACCGTATGCGGCCCTGCTCAGCGAAAATGACCTGCTGGTCAAAAACGTGAAGAGCCTGCTCCGGGAACGCTTGCCGAAATCGGTGATGACGCGGCTCAGCGATGTTTCGCATTTGGCGGACGAACTCGGCGTTTCGGTGTATGGCGTCGGCGGATTCGTCCGCGATCTGCTCCTGCGCATCGAGAACCTGGACCTGGATATTGTGGTGGAAGGCGACGGCATGCAGTTCGCCCGCAGGCTGGGCAAAGAATTTGGCGGGCGCGTGGTGGGGCACGAAAAATTCGGCACGTCCGTCGTCATCTTCTCCGACGGATTCAAGATCGATGTCGCCACGGCGCGCATGGAGTATTACACCCATCCCGCCGCCCTGCCTACGGTGGAGATGAGCTCGATCAAGTCGGACCTGTTCCGCCGCGATTTCACGTTCAACGCGCTGGCGATCAAGCTGAACGGCAAGGACGCGTTCACGCTGATCGACTACTTCAATGGTCAGCGCGACCTGAAAGACGGCGTGGTGCGCGTGCTCCACAACCTGAGTTTCGTCGAGGACCCCTGCCGCGCCTTCCGCGCCGTGCGCTTTGAACAACGGCTGAGATTCACCATCGGCAAGCAGACGGAGTCGTTCATCAAACGCGCGGTGGCGAAAAAAATCGTGCACAAGCTGAGCGGCACGCGCCTGTACAACGAACTCATGCGCATGCTCGATGAGAAAAAACCGATCCGCTGTTTCGCTCGCATGAAGGAGTTGGGATTGCTGCAGGTCATCCATCCGCGCCTGATGAAGAACGGCAAGAACGTGCAGATCCTGGAACGCATAGAGGAAATCTTCGCCCTGTCCAACGTGATCCGGCTGGTGGAACAACCGGATGTGGGTTTCGTGTATTTTCTGGGCGCGTTGTACGGGATGAAAAACGCCGACCTCAATCAGCTTGCCACGCGGCTCAGCCTGCCTGCCAAAATCAAAAAACGGGTGAAAGAGGATCTGGCGAATTGCGAGTTCGCGCTCAAAACGCTCAAACGCCGGCGCAAGTTCGAGCCGAGCGACATTTACAATCTGCTCTCGGAGATGTCCACGGAAGCCATTCTGCTCATGATGGCGGTGTCGAACAGCGACCGCATCAACAAACATGTGCTCATGTTCTTCACGCAGTACAATCCGTCGGCCACTTTGTCGCTCACCGGCGACGACCTGATCGAGATGGGCATCCGGCCGGGACCCGTGTTCCAGACCGTGTTCAAGACGCTCCGCGACGCGCGCATCAACGGCCAGGTGCACAACCGCGACGACGAGGTGGCGCTGGTCCAGAAGGAATTTTTGAATTGA
- a CDS encoding S41 family peptidase has product MTTGKRTGIGRWLGVLGALALSLALIAPWHATPVPSSLPTSAHAGFFDDDLEIFEEVLDLVSGNYVYPPDYKTLFETSIQGMIAKVPEKTLTVTDVYSGQVLKKDSARLSYRLSFSRHENMEAFRSVYYFLANQYQGQLKKKDIEQAAIIGLMSSLDPYSLYMDKDDFERSMRDTEGQYGGVGMVITMEDLKLTVVRTLKNSPAERAGILPKDVISQVDGQTVKGMQINELAERLRGYPNTKVQIQVFRPSTNSTQEITLTREIISIETVEYKNMGDGVGYLSINSFSKQTNDQLQVALNQALEEGVTAFIMDLRNNPGGLLSQSVKVASHFLNKGELIVYTRGRDRNDMQTYQALYKNTLTHLPLVVLINKQSASASEIVAGSLKDSGKALILGETSYGKGSVQTIFRMSDGSGLRLTTSKYYTPSGIDINQHGITPEIIVEKDLPQGTEGEAPREPKGAKKDPAPLARNLATRLKETELIDYLKQKGYTNTDSIDPLVEFAKLVVRDSQHPSKSHALAKARELAKDIHY; this is encoded by the coding sequence ATGACGACGGGCAAACGAACAGGTATCGGCAGATGGTTGGGCGTTCTGGGCGCGCTGGCGTTGAGCCTTGCGCTGATCGCACCGTGGCATGCCACGCCGGTCCCGTCTTCCCTGCCCACCTCCGCACACGCGGGGTTTTTCGATGACGACCTGGAAATCTTCGAGGAGGTGCTGGACCTCGTCTCCGGCAATTACGTGTACCCGCCCGACTACAAAACCCTGTTTGAAACCAGCATCCAGGGCATGATCGCCAAAGTCCCGGAAAAAACCCTGACCGTGACCGACGTGTACTCCGGGCAGGTTTTAAAAAAGGACAGTGCGCGGTTGAGCTACCGCCTCAGTTTCAGCCGTCATGAAAACATGGAGGCGTTCCGGTCGGTGTACTATTTCCTCGCCAACCAGTACCAGGGCCAGCTCAAGAAAAAGGACATCGAACAGGCGGCCATCATCGGCCTCATGAGTTCGCTCGACCCCTACTCGCTGTACATGGACAAGGATGATTTCGAGCGGTCGATGCGCGATACGGAAGGCCAGTACGGCGGCGTGGGCATGGTGATCACCATGGAGGACCTCAAGCTCACCGTCGTGCGCACGCTCAAAAACTCGCCCGCCGAACGCGCCGGCATTCTGCCGAAGGACGTCATCAGCCAGGTGGATGGGCAGACGGTGAAAGGCATGCAGATCAACGAGCTGGCCGAACGCCTGCGCGGTTACCCCAACACCAAGGTGCAGATCCAGGTGTTCCGTCCCTCCACCAACTCGACTCAGGAAATCACGCTGACGCGCGAGATCATTTCCATTGAGACCGTGGAATACAAAAACATGGGCGACGGCGTCGGCTACCTGTCGATCAACAGTTTTTCCAAACAGACCAACGACCAGTTGCAGGTGGCGTTGAACCAGGCATTGGAGGAAGGCGTCACCGCGTTCATCATGGACCTGCGCAACAACCCCGGCGGCCTGCTCAGCCAGTCGGTGAAGGTGGCCAGCCATTTTCTCAATAAGGGTGAATTGATCGTGTACACACGCGGCCGCGACCGCAACGACATGCAGACCTACCAGGCGCTGTACAAAAACACGCTCACGCACCTGCCGCTCGTGGTGCTCATCAACAAGCAGAGCGCCAGCGCGTCGGAGATCGTGGCCGGTTCGCTGAAAGACTCCGGCAAGGCGCTCATCCTGGGCGAGACCTCGTACGGCAAGGGATCGGTGCAGACCATCTTCCGCATGAGCGACGGTTCCGGCCTGCGCCTGACCACCTCCAAGTACTACACGCCGTCGGGCATCGACATCAACCAGCACGGCATCACGCCGGAGATCATCGTCGAAAAAGACCTGCCGCAAGGCACTGAAGGCGAAGCCCCGCGCGAACCCAAGGGCGCTAAGAAGGACCCCGCCCCGCTCGCCCGCAACCTGGCGACCCGTCTCAAGGAAACCGAATTGATTGACTATCTCAAGCAAAAAGGCTATACCAACACGGATTCCATCGATCCCCTCGTGGAGTTCGCCAAACTGGTGGTGCGTGACAGCCAGCATCCCTCGAAAAGCCATGCCCTGGCCAAGGCGCGGGAGCTGGCCAAAGACATTCATTACTGA
- a CDS encoding Mrp/NBP35 family ATP-binding protein: MELPVTGECRLLHTCEMCEYNNDNDCKADHNEHNRWLVNDRMNSIKYKIIVGSNKGGVGKSTVTTNLAIALAEKGFKVGLADADLHGPNIPKLINAESVRLRAHDDGISPYETKNGLKVASLGFLIEDPNMHIAWRDAVKYDFIIELLGNINWGELDYLLIDLPPGTGNEQITIIDFIGEVDGCVVVTTPQDLALLDARKMISFARDSNVPIVGIIENMSTLVCPHCQGEVDVFRKGGGQKLAEELVLPYLGSIPLDAEVAERSDTGDPIVLAKPDSKVTKAFLNLAENTHKFLNPEESLKAS; the protein is encoded by the coding sequence ATGGAATTACCCGTAACCGGAGAGTGCCGCCTGCTTCACACCTGCGAGATGTGTGAGTACAACAACGACAACGATTGCAAGGCGGATCACAACGAGCACAACCGATGGCTGGTCAATGACCGGATGAACTCGATCAAATATAAGATCATCGTCGGCAGTAACAAGGGGGGAGTGGGCAAAAGCACGGTGACCACCAACCTCGCCATCGCGCTGGCGGAAAAGGGATTCAAGGTGGGTCTGGCCGATGCCGACCTGCACGGTCCCAACATCCCGAAGTTGATCAATGCCGAATCCGTCCGACTGCGCGCGCACGACGACGGCATCTCGCCGTACGAGACCAAGAACGGCCTCAAGGTGGCGTCGCTCGGCTTTCTGATCGAAGACCCCAACATGCACATCGCCTGGCGTGATGCGGTGAAGTACGACTTCATCATCGAGCTTCTGGGCAACATCAACTGGGGAGAGCTGGATTACCTGTTGATCGACCTGCCGCCGGGCACCGGCAACGAGCAGATCACCATCATTGATTTCATCGGCGAGGTGGATGGATGCGTGGTCGTCACCACGCCGCAGGATCTGGCCCTGCTCGACGCGCGCAAGATGATCTCGTTCGCCCGTGACAGCAACGTGCCCATCGTCGGCATCATCGAGAACATGAGTACGCTTGTCTGCCCACACTGCCAGGGTGAAGTGGACGTGTTTCGCAAGGGCGGCGGTCAGAAGCTGGCAGAAGAGCTGGTCCTGCCCTACCTGGGGAGCATCCCGCTGGATGCCGAGGTGGCGGAACGTTCCGACACCGGCGACCCTATCGTGCTTGCCAAGCCGGACTCAAAGGTCACCAAGGCGTTTCTCAATCTGGCGGAAAACACACACAAATTCCTCAATCCCGAAGAATCGCTGAAAGCCAGTTGA
- a CDS encoding MoaD/ThiS family protein, with translation MRVLIPSPLYSYTNHKDVVEAEGATLAEVLGDLDRQFPGLRFRVVDEQDRMRPHVRFFVNGEQEFDLNRPLKPTDAIDIVQALSGG, from the coding sequence ATGAGAGTTTTGATTCCCAGTCCGCTTTACTCGTACACGAACCATAAAGATGTGGTCGAGGCCGAGGGCGCCACGCTGGCTGAGGTGCTGGGCGATCTGGACCGCCAGTTCCCCGGTCTGCGGTTCCGCGTGGTGGACGAGCAGGACCGCATGCGCCCGCACGTCCGCTTCTTCGTCAATGGCGAGCAGGAGTTCGACCTGAACCGGCCGCTGAAACCCACCGACGCCATCGACATCGTGCAGGCGCTCAGCGGCGGCTGA
- a CDS encoding NCS2 family permease, with amino-acid sequence MSRWLASLDRRFRVSERGGTLLTEARAGTVTFLTASYIIFVQPAVMMQAGMDFGAVMTATCLAAALGCLLMGLGANYPIALAPGMGINFYFTYTVVMGQGIPWQVAMGAVFLSGIGLILLTVLRFREVIINSLPNDIKVGISVGIGLFITFIGFVQGGIVMAHPGTLVQLAPLNTLPALFTVVGVGLIGVLLQRKIKGAILIGMGVMTLAAMPFGLVKFHGVMSLPPDLTPTFLQLDIRGALDLGLLTIAAVFLFVDLFDTAGTLVGVGHQGGFLKDGRLPRVNRALWPDSVATTAGSLLGTTTVTCYIESAAGVAEGGRTGLASVVTALLFLLALFFAPLAKMIGGGYHLDHDTILYPITAPVLIIVGAMMAANVTRIDWQEWDEALPAFLIMIGMPLTYSIADGMALGFILYPIIKAACGKAKQVHWIMYVIAVMFLLRYLTV; translated from the coding sequence ATGAGCCGGTGGCTCGCATCCCTCGACCGCCGGTTCCGCGTGAGCGAACGGGGCGGCACGCTGCTCACGGAGGCGCGCGCGGGCACGGTGACGTTCCTCACCGCGTCGTACATCATTTTCGTGCAACCGGCGGTGATGATGCAGGCGGGCATGGACTTCGGCGCGGTGATGACGGCAACATGCCTTGCCGCCGCCCTGGGGTGCCTCCTCATGGGACTTGGCGCCAACTACCCGATCGCGCTTGCGCCCGGCATGGGCATTAATTTCTACTTCACCTACACCGTGGTCATGGGGCAGGGCATCCCGTGGCAGGTGGCGATGGGCGCGGTGTTTCTCTCCGGCATCGGCTTGATCCTGCTCACCGTGCTCCGCTTCCGGGAAGTCATCATCAACAGCCTGCCGAACGACATCAAGGTCGGCATTTCCGTGGGCATTGGCCTGTTCATTACGTTCATCGGTTTCGTGCAGGGCGGGATCGTGATGGCGCACCCGGGCACGCTGGTGCAACTGGCGCCGCTCAACACCCTGCCCGCGCTGTTCACCGTGGTGGGAGTGGGGCTGATCGGAGTCCTGCTCCAAAGAAAGATTAAAGGAGCCATCCTGATCGGCATGGGGGTGATGACGCTTGCGGCCATGCCGTTCGGCCTTGTGAAATTCCACGGCGTGATGTCCCTGCCCCCGGATTTGACGCCGACCTTTCTGCAACTGGACATCCGGGGAGCGCTGGATCTGGGCCTGCTCACCATCGCGGCGGTGTTTCTGTTTGTCGATCTGTTCGACACCGCGGGCACGCTGGTGGGTGTGGGCCACCAGGGAGGGTTTTTGAAAGACGGACGCCTGCCGCGTGTCAACCGCGCATTGTGGCCGGACTCGGTGGCCACCACGGCTGGGTCCCTGCTGGGCACCACCACCGTCACCTGCTACATCGAAAGCGCCGCCGGTGTGGCCGAAGGCGGGCGGACGGGGCTGGCCAGCGTGGTGACGGCCCTGTTGTTCCTGCTCGCACTGTTTTTTGCACCGCTCGCGAAAATGATCGGCGGCGGCTACCACCTCGATCACGACACCATCCTGTATCCCATCACCGCGCCTGTGCTCATCATTGTCGGCGCCATGATGGCGGCAAACGTCACGCGCATCGACTGGCAGGAGTGGGACGAGGCCCTGCCGGCGTTTCTCATCATGATCGGCATGCCGTTGACCTACAGTATCGCCGACGGCATGGCGCTGGGATTCATCCTCTACCCCATAATCAAGGCGGCCTGCGGCAAGGCGAAGCAGGTGCACTGGATCATGTACGTCATTGCCGTCATGTTCCTCCTGCGTTACCTCACCGTATAA
- a CDS encoding DUF4399 domain-containing protein — MSKLFFKLHVTLLSLLVLTAGTALAGTRAIAISEPSNGATVQNPVKVCLVAHNVTVEPAKKGVNDGKGHHHILVDADLPKDLSQPIGKDAQHIHMGDGSTCKEIRLEPGMHVIRGLFAQGNHVPYNPPITATVIVNVQ; from the coding sequence ATGAGCAAGCTGTTTTTCAAATTGCATGTGACTTTGCTGAGCCTTCTGGTTTTGACGGCGGGCACCGCCCTGGCGGGCACCCGCGCCATCGCCATCAGCGAACCGTCCAACGGCGCCACGGTGCAGAACCCGGTGAAGGTGTGCCTGGTCGCGCACAACGTCACCGTCGAGCCGGCCAAAAAAGGCGTCAATGACGGCAAAGGACATCACCACATCCTGGTGGACGCTGATCTTCCGAAAGACCTGAGCCAGCCGATCGGCAAGGACGCCCAGCACATTCACATGGGCGATGGTTCGACCTGCAAGGAGATCCGTCTGGAGCCGGGCATGCATGTCATCCGGGGCTTGTTCGCCCAGGGCAACCATGTTCCGTACAATCCTCCGATCACCGCGACGGTGATTGTCAACGTTCAGTAA
- a CDS encoding protein-disulfide reductase DsbD domain-containing protein: protein MRSQLQSQSEPLHARSRPHGLTAFCILCALVFCGFKPVQEFLKDRAEQIQIEIHAMSERDIVRPGESFKIFVVAVPQKGWHFYSMEANGQDPTVATRLVIDQSPFEVVGEWAETPPTLVKDEALGRWVKVHSHRAEFSRTLVAPEALEPGTHMVRGTLTYRICDNKVCALPQDRPFQFHVIVKTED, encoded by the coding sequence ATGCGCTCTCAACTGCAAAGCCAAAGCGAACCGCTCCACGCCAGATCCAGACCGCATGGCCTGACGGCTTTCTGCATCCTGTGTGCGCTGGTGTTTTGCGGATTCAAACCCGTTCAGGAATTCCTGAAGGACCGCGCGGAACAGATCCAGATCGAAATTCATGCGATGTCCGAAAGAGACATCGTGCGGCCGGGGGAGTCCTTCAAGATTTTCGTCGTGGCGGTGCCGCAGAAGGGCTGGCACTTTTATTCCATGGAAGCCAACGGGCAGGACCCGACGGTGGCCACGCGCCTTGTGATCGATCAAAGCCCGTTTGAAGTGGTGGGAGAATGGGCGGAGACGCCGCCGACGCTGGTCAAGGATGAGGCGCTCGGCCGCTGGGTGAAGGTGCACAGCCACCGCGCCGAATTCTCCCGCACGCTCGTGGCGCCGGAAGCCCTCGAGCCCGGAACCCATATGGTGCGGGGCACGCTCACCTACCGCATCTGCGACAATAAGGTCTGCGCCCTGCCGCAGGACCGTCCCTTTCAGTTTCATGTTATAGTGAAAACGGAAGATTGA